From Miscanthus floridulus cultivar M001 chromosome 15, ASM1932011v1, whole genome shotgun sequence, the proteins below share one genomic window:
- the LOC136509219 gene encoding uncharacterized protein, with protein sequence MESQVPLCGRKKPSLKRLIGFQYCPSDPKELMVTSCDSQVPFSMGFMSFPTTKDYEVQVKSLQHLHQMEITLFLLATKCVLLVLCVCVNSHMAVCLCCIACGPEVVCRPVPNVWTFLCIYVC encoded by the exons ATGGAGTCCCAAGTCCCTCTGTGTGGCAGAAAGAAACCTTCACTTAAAAGATTAATTGGATTCCAG TATTGCCCATCTGATCCAAAGGAACTGATGGTGACATCTTGTGACTCACAAGTTCCATTCTCGATGGGGTTCATGTCATTTCCAACTACAAAG GATTACGAAGTACAAGTCAAGTCCCTGCAGCATTTACACCAGATGGAGATCACATTATTTCTGCTAGCGACGAAATGCGTATtgcttgtgctgtgtgtttgTGTAAATAGTCACATGGCTGTGTGCTTGTGCTGTATTGCTTGTGGACCAGAAGTTGTATGTCGTCCAGTGCCAAATGTTTGGACATTCTTATGTATTTACGTGTGTTGA